ATCCTAGTCACCTCAATCAGTTGGGTGCTGCCCTAGTAGCTGAACACCTAGCACGAGATACTACTATTCCCTGGTGAAGATCAGGAGACATCCTTAGATTCCAATGGTGATAAAAATTGAATGACCCGGTCGAAGCGGAAATTGTTAATCCAATCAGTGAGGGTGGTTGCTAGGGGAGAGTACATAGGCGGAATTTGATTGACCAGTTGCAAAGCAGCCTCACTATCTAAGCGAGTAGCAACAGATACTAACTTGGTAACCCAATCTGGAGGCATAGCTGCTAAGCAAGTTGCAAGTTCAGGCAGGGGGGCTGCATCGTCTGCTGGTTTTGATACTATTGGCTCTGGGGTCACCTCTGGAGTAGGCGTATCATAAATTAATTCCATCCCCAAATAAGCCGACATTTTTTCAAACAGTAGTCCTTCGGAAAAGGGCTTACGCACAAAGTCATCACAACCTGCTGCCAAACTGCGTAGGCGATCAGACTCGAATACGCTTGCTGTTAGAGCAATAATCACCGTCTTTGGAGGTTGACCATTGGCGGTTGAGGGGTCGGTGGGGGACGGTTGAGCCAGTGATGATGACGAATGGTCAACGATCGTTGAATTATCAGCAGTAGTAGGCAATGGTGGTGTTGAGGCTGACGATTCACCATCACGTAAATGCCTGACCCACTCAGCGATAGGCACCTCGCAAGCACTCCCGGCTTCATAGGCTCGAATGTATTGAGTAGCCTGAAAGCCATCCATGACTGGCATTTGCATATCCATCCAAATCAGATGCGGGTGCCAAGATTGCCAAATCTCGATCGCCTCCATCCCATTCGCAGCATCACGCACATCTAAACCCGGTAGCGACAACAGCTTGAGCATCAGTTGACGACTTTCCCAACTGTTTTCCACTACGAGAATGCGATAGATAGGCTGGTTAGGTGCAAGACCAATCACCTGGCGAGTTGTGCTAAATGTAACTGGACTGCTAAGGGTAATAGGAATGAAAAATCGAAACGTGCTGCCCTGATTAACCACGCTGGTGACCGAAATGTCCCCTCCCATCAGTTGGACAAATTGCTTGCTAATGGCTAACCCTAATCCGCTACCCTGTTGCGAGCGCCGCCCAGTTTCTGTCTGTGAAAAGGTCTTAAATAGCTGATCAAGTTCTTCAGGGGCAATGCCAGGGCCAGTATCTTCAACTTCAAAGTGCAGCATCATTGGCTGGGGAGGTTGCATATCTTCTGATACTAGTGCCGCAGTGTCGGACGAGGGACTATCAGATGTGGAGCTACTGGCTGGTAAACTCTGGTTGAA
The nucleotide sequence above comes from Cyanobacteriota bacterium. Encoded proteins:
- a CDS encoding ATP-binding protein, with protein sequence ADEGKLRQVLINLLGNAIKFTQQGQVILRVAVTEQTQFNQSLPASSSTSDSPSSDTAALVSEDMQPPQPMMLHFEVEDTGPGIAPEELDQLFKTFSQTETGRRSQQGSGLGLAISKQFVQLMGGDISVTSVVNQGSTFRFFIPITLSSPVTFSTTRQVIGLAPNQPIYRILVVENSWESRQLMLKLLSLPGLDVRDAANGMEAIEIWQSWHPHLIWMDMQMPVMDGFQATQYIRAYEAGSACEVPIAEWVRHLRDGESSASTPPLPTTADNSTIVDHSSSSLAQPSPTDPSTANGQPPKTVIIALTASVFESDRLRSLAAGCDDFVRKPFSEGLLFEKMSAYLGMELIYDTPTPEVTPEPIVSKPADDAAPLPELATCLAAMPPDWVTKLVSVATRLDSEAALQLVNQIPPMYSPLATTLTDWINNFRFDRVIQFLSPLESKDVS